The Sardina pilchardus chromosome 19, fSarPil1.1, whole genome shotgun sequence genome window below encodes:
- the LOC134066133 gene encoding uncharacterized protein LOC134066133, whose protein sequence is MLRRTVSQPIGLDRVDQLGSCMSYTSMQNLTTVFARSRSSLMLDNDCTPIFYGHESPQWENEELGWQAIGRCRALGYEGPDNDEIKASEECNEVYIAEEEEVWNSSDLTLEAKRDIVELLHCKNRFMKRNADLQKALDACEDSNTHLEMENSALKSQVKSMKQSIQDAEQLMEEMDGIRGALADSEAGRSNLKACISKLEKENKALINQIETVTDKMSKLLPEMESDKAKIINLTQHIKALQQHLEETRMQLDEKTAIINSKDMLVNQLKASLEEFASMEQTLKRAVKDLEGQLELARVTAGGCFLNSGGLVLTTTENCVSLAEELGLMPGHPESDDEVEVDEPITVEEGKVFEVEEILQIPSEPTMVEEEILQVPDEPITVEKEILQIPDEPIMVGEEILQIPDEPIMVGEEILQVLNKPITAEEEILQVPDEPRRVEEEILQVPDEPRRVEEEILQVPDEPRRVEEEILQVPDECIRFEEEIQQVPHAITEDQNEVPREVSLENDIEEVKYEEVDREVGQKMQEVTKYLDEEGVEQADAVEEEQIGFCVSEQGDTPQRSSVHWLGEAYYSFRRGVLSASAFSLGVVLPLSVVSAAMPPYHSGSGLGCSDFFWSTGRHILQPYCTVQHIDMPPF, encoded by the exons ATGTTGCGGAGAACTGTCTCTCAACCGATTGGACTTGATCGGGTTGACCAGCTTGGCAGCTGCATGTCCTACACGTCCATGCAGAATCTGACAACAGTTTTTGCTAGAAGCAGGTCAAGTCTCATGCTGGACAATGATTGCACACCAATCTTCTATGGGCATGAAAGTCCACAGTGGGAGAATGAAG AACTTGGATGGCAAGCCATTGGAAGGTGCAG AGCTCTGGGATATGAAGGACCCGATAATGATG AGATAAAGGCTTCAGAGGAATGTAATGAAGTGTACatagcggaggaggaggaggtatggAACTCCTCTGACTT GACTCTGGAGGCGAAAAGAGACATTGTGGAGCTACTGCATTGTAAAAACCGCTTTATGAAAAGAAATGCCGATCTGCAGAAAGCCCTAGACGCATGTGAGGACTCAAACACTCATCTTGAGATGGAGAACTCTGCTTTGAAGAGCCAGGTCAAAAG TATGAAGCAGTCCATTCAGGATGCTGAGCAGTtgatggaggagatggatggCATTAGGGGAGCACTAGCTGACAGTGAGGCAGGCCGTAGTAACCTCAAGGCCTGCATCAGCAAACTG gaaaaagaaaataaggCCCTAATCAATCAGATTGAAACAGTCACCGATAAG ATGTCTAAACTTTTGCCTGAGATGGAATCAGACAAGGCGAAAATAATAAATCTGACTCAGCACATCAAGGCATTGCAG CAACATCTGGAGGAAACAAGAATGCAACTGGATGAGAAAACTGCCATCATTAACAGT AAAGACATGTTGGTCAACCAACTAAAAGCTTCCTTAGAGGAGTTTGCTTCCATGGAACAG ACATTGAAGAGGGCCGTAAAAGACCTGGAAGGCCAGTTGGAACTAGCAAGGGT TACTGCAGGAGGATGTTTCTTGAATTCAGGCGGTCTGGTCTTAACTACAACTGAGAACTGTGTCTCTCTGGCAGAGGAACTGGGGCTGATGCCAGGACATCCG GAGTCTGATGATGAGGTGGAAGTAGATGAACCCATAACAGTTGAGGAGGGGAAAGTCTTTGAGGTTGAGGAGATTCTTCAGATACCAAGTGAACCCACAATGGTTGAGGAGGAGATTCTGCAGGTACCTGATGAACCCATAACGGTTGAGAAAGAGATTCTGCAGATACCTGATGAACCCATAATGGTTGGGGAAGAGATTCTGCAGATACCTGATGAACCCATAATGGTTGGGGAAGAGATTCTGCAGGTACTTAATAAACCCATAACGGCTGAGGAAGAGATTCTGCAGGTACCTGATGAACCCAGAAGGGTTGAGGAAGAAATTCTGCAGGTACCTGATGAACCCAGAAGGGTTGAGGAAGAGATTCTGCAGGTACCTGATGAACCCAGAAGGGTTGAGGAAGAGATTCTGCAGGTACCAGATGAATGCATAAGGTTTGAGGAAGAGATTCAGCAGGTACCACACGCAATTACAGAGGACCAGAATGAAGTGCCGAGAGAGGTCAGCCTTGAGAATGACATAGAGGAAGTCAAGTATGAGGAGGTGGACAGGGAAGTTGGTCAAAAGATGCAAGAGGTCACCAAATATTTGGATGAGGAAGGTGTTGAGCAGGCTGACGCTGTGGAGGAAGAGCAGATAGGATTTTGTGTTTCAGAGCAGGGAGATACACCACAGCGTTCAAG TGTCCACTGGCTGGGTGAGGCGTACTACAGCTTCAGAAGAGGAGTCCTAAGCGCCAGTGCGTTCAGCTTGGGTGTTGTGCTGCCTCTGAGTGTCGTCAGTGCCGCTATGCCACCCTACCACAGTGGATCTGGCTTGGGCTGCTCAGACTTTTTTTGGAGCACAGGTCGCCACATCCTGCAGCCTTACTGCACTGTTCAGCACATTGACATGCCACCGTTTTAA